One part of the Glycine max cultivar Williams 82 chromosome 14, Glycine_max_v4.0, whole genome shotgun sequence genome encodes these proteins:
- the LOC121173438 gene encoding secreted RxLR effector protein 161-like, producing the protein MEKCSASPVPIQKGDKFSLAQCPKNDLERKQMEAIPYASVVGSIMYAQTCTRPDISFATGMLGRYQSNPGMEHWKAAKKVLRYLQGTKDHMLTYKRSDHLEVIGYSDSDFAGCVDTRKSTLGFVFLLAGGEISWKSAKQSVVAASTMEAEFVACFEATI; encoded by the coding sequence ATGGAAAAGTGTTCAGCATCTCCCGTTCCAATTcagaaaggagacaaatttagtctcgcaCAATGTCCTAAAAATGATCTGGAACGGAAGCAAATGGAAGCAATTCcgtatgcatcagttgttggGAGTATTATGTATGCTCAGACCTGCACTCGACCAGATATAAGCTTTGCAACCGGAATGttgggaagatatcaaagtaatccaggAATGGAACATtggaaagctgcaaagaaagttCTGAGATACTTACAGGGAACAAAAGACCACATGCTTACATATAAGAGGTCTGATCACCTAGAGGTGATTGGATAttcagactcagactttgctggatGTGTGGATACAAGAAAATCCACTCTTGGCTTTGTATTTCTCTTAGCCGGAGGAGAAATATCATGGAAGAGTGCAAAACAATCAGTTGTTGCTGCATCCACCATGGAAGCtgaatttgtagcatgttttgaggctacaatttAG